The sequence below is a genomic window from Globicephala melas chromosome 14, mGloMel1.2, whole genome shotgun sequence.
CCATGTTTTCCTGCTGCCAGGTCTCCCTTGGTTCCTGCCTGCTTTCCAAAGCTGGTTCTCCAGCTTTCCTGTCAATTGTGAGGTTaccaacatcctttttttttttttttttttgcagtatgtgggcctctcactgttgtggcctctcccgttgtggagcacaggctctggacatgcaggctcagcggccatggctcacgggcccagccgctccgcggcatgtgggatcttcccagactggggcacgaacctgtgttccctgcattggcaggcggactctcaaccactgagccaccagggaagcccccccaacaTCCTTTTAATACATACTTTTTCTCCTCAAGTTAGTTAGAACAGCTTGTACTGTTGGCACCAAGAATCCTGACTGATTCTCATTTTCCCAGTGTCGTTTCCCACTAATTCTGGCCTCCCTGCTGTCCCCTGCCATTCCCAGAGTACACCATGTACTTCTAGACTCCTGACCCTTTGGGAATGAACTGCTATGAATGTTAACTTCCTCGCCACACCCTAGAGTTTCAAGCATTTTCCAAGTGCattgtttattcaacaaaatattcactgagcacctccAGTGTTTCAGATTCTGTTCAAGTCAGTGGTTGAACAAGGGTGAACGAGACAAGGTCTTTGCCTTTGCACAACTCAGATCCTAGCACTGGGTCTTTATGTAGGCACAGGCCACCATGGGCGTGAAATAATTTTCAGCATGTGGTAGCTGTTGGCTACAAGGTTTCTGAGCAAAATTACATACTTTTACCTCTATTGCCATTCCACCCTGATGGCTGTCTCTTGCTCTCTGGACCTCACGCTTCCTAGCTGTCCTCTGCCATTGGAAACCTCCCCAGTGCCATAGCTTGTCTAGTCCTGCTCTTGACAACTATGTGTCATGCTTTAAAACATCACCTTCTCAAACTTGCCATTCTCTAGTGCAGTAGCTGTCACTTAGGTGTTAGaaagtattaattaaaatatttcatgctAAAGGTGAATGAAGGATAGGCTTGACCTTCTCTGAGGGGGAAggtcttaatatttttaaatagatgataATTAATGCATATACGCTTCTAGCTGGGAGTAGAAATGTTTGAACAGGGATGATCTTCTCCCGGTGCCATCTGCCTGCTGTGAGATAGGCTTGCTTTACACACCACCAAGCCAAACCCTGCCATGAATCCTTTGCAACTGGATCATAAGGTCATTGAGAACTTAACCTAGTCTCTTACTCTTTTATATTCCCTTTGCTAGGTTATCAGTAATTAATGGTCAATCAATGTAAATGCTCAAAGATTCcactattttcctttaaaaaattagtgcAACTTGCCTTCGTGTCTCTTAAGAATTTGGCAGAATAATCCATAGTAAGTGCTTCGTAAAGTGCAGGAGGCTTAAAATCAACTATATCCCACACTTTGTGGGCCCATTTCTGAAGATCAAGTGCATCACCCAGGAGCTGATCGTTAATAAAACACATCACATAGGAAGAATATTCCCAGATTTCTTTCTTAAGTTCCTGTAAAGGAAAAGGACCAAAAAAATGTAGTGGGGGTTGGGGGTAGGGATGGGGGGGGAACTTAGCTAAACCCACAAGCCAGAGCTTGAATCAACCCTAGGactgaatctttaaaatatattttttgccgTCTTTCAGAATTTTGCTCTCAAAGGGAATTTAAGAACATTTTCAAGACTCTGATGGTGTTGAAATCAAAGAATGACCTAACAGTGATCTTTAAAATGGTACGATCTTAGAAAATAGATGGTAATCTGGTAATAAAAGTCTGTGTGCATAGCATACTTGTTatattaatttgaaaacaaaatgcaatCTTTTAGCTTCATTTCTGAAGCACATTTTACTGTAGGCATAGTTGGTTAGGGGTCCTAAATAAGACATGGTTTTCAatgggaaggatggaaagaacgCTTTTTTGATGGAGGGAAATCAGACCAGGTGAGGAAATGCCTCCTGAGGGCCAGCAGCAGTTTGCGGGGCACACCAGGGGCCGTGAGGAAGAGAACTCACCTtccataacaattttttttttttaactcaagtaatttatttatttattttttggttacgcagcatgtgggatcttagttccccaaccaggcatcaaacctgtgccccctgcagtggaggtgcagagtcttaaccactggaccaccagggaagtccctccttaaCACTTTTAAGCCCTAAGCCCCTAAGAATGAAGTGCATTGGTGTTTTTATCCATACAGCACTGCCAGCCAACCTCCTAACCCTCAGTGTGTGGCCACTGAATAATGTGGCCTCTGAGTAGATCTGGTTTGTTATTACCCGGTGCCAGTCCTGGCAAAGCCATGCATCATCTGGGACAGCTGTTCTCCAATTTTAGTGGGCAGTCAGAATTAGTTTCCTGAGCCCCACCCCAAGTTTCTGATTCTGGGGTGGGGCCCgataatctgcatttctaacaacatCCCATGGGACGCTGCTGCTGCGGCTGGTCTGGAGACCGCACTTGGAGAAACGCCGGTTTGGGGAACGGTTTGCCTTCAGCTGCCAGCGTGCTCCATTCCCCGCTCTTCTCTCAGGAGGAGCTCGCTTCAGACTCCTCACTTCCTAAACTTGTTCATGCTGAACTGTCAATCGCTGAGCCTATGGGTCAGTACTCCCTGGAATGTTGAAACTCATCAGGGTTCTCACATTTTACAGGacacaaaactttaaaaagggGAGGGAAAGTTTAATTGTGGATATTTTAGCTAGCCTGGTAGGAGAAATGCAGTAGCAGGTACACTTTATTCGGAGGCTGAAAATTACGTGCCTTGTCTGGGTGTCTTCTATACATGAGGAGCCCTCATCGCCTGCCTTAAGATAGCAGGCTGGACCCGATGTTTTCTAGGGCTTTCCAGCACTAAGATGTATGATGTTGcctttttttggagggggaaaAAGGGCCTTCCCAAAGGCTCTGAAGCCATCCCTCATGGTTGGCATTACATTATACTGAGGCACTGAGGCCAGTGCAAACTAACCTCAAATGTGCTAAGAAGCACTATGTATAACATAAGACAATGCTTATgtgaaaggagaacaaaaagctggcctgaagaggaagaagaggttaAGGTGGCAAGTATCCAGGAGatgaaggagggggaaggaagaaaagaaagacaggagTTAAGGATATGTGGGAAGAAGCAGCACTGATGACCTAGGAAGCCTCATTCAGGCCCCATgagaaaagcagaaggaagagaacaCAAAACAGCTCAAGGTTAGCAACTCAGGCTGACAAGGGTCAGAAACTGCAGAATGGAATCCACACCAGTGTTTCAGAGTATGGTGGGAATACGGAAGAGGAGTGGGTGCAAACCACGAAGCATGAAATCATGGCTCTCCTGTAGGTGGAGAGCACGATACGATAGGCAGTTTAGGAAGTTTgatgataaaaatgaagaaaaacatattGTTTTACGTTAGGGTGCCCAACTGTCTGAATTTGCCTAGGACCGTCCCAGCTTTAGCATTGAAATTCGTGCATTCCAGCAAACCCCTCAGATCCAGGCAAACCAGGACCACTGGTCACCCTAGTTGTTGTAATGATTAGAGTTAATATTTATAGAAGTcattagaatagtgcctggcatataataagcacCATAGGTAAGTGTTTGTTATGGTTCTGTTTGaattatataatgaaaatgtaCTGTGGCTGTGAAAATGGTATGAGACTTAACATACGGTATTCCTGACTCAGTCTTGCACCGTTCATGTGACTGAGCAGAGAGTGAAGTAAAGCAGCACCATCTGCATGGTAAATCACAGGACATCCTTGTGCAATCTAGCACAGGACAATCAAAACTGCTCTGGTCAGGGGAAATGGGATCTCCTCAGCCACTGAGAGATGCGGTTGGGCAGGGAAGCCAGGACTGGGACTCTCCACAGGACTAGGCCAAGGGTGACAAGCAGGAGGCGTACCCATTCTAGTCTGCCCCCCAACGTGAGCTGTATCTGAGCCAGGATGCCACATGTTCCAGGCAGCACTACCAGTTAATCAGGGATGGCACCAAGAGGAAACCAATCTGCCATCCCTGGATAAGCTCTGCCAGCCTTAGGGTCTGGAGTTCTCCAAGGGTACTGTTAGGGGGGAGAATGCAGAGAAGGAAGCGTCCATTAGGACACGGCTACCCTGTGGGAAGTTGGCGCCTACCATCAGAGCTCCCCTAGGCAACCCTACATGCTCCCGGGCTATATCTGTGCTGGACACCACTGAAACCTTCCAGAGTTAGGGCCAAAAAGAGTGCCAGGCCACAGTAACCTGAGTGCCCGGGTGTCACAGGAAGTATAAGTAAGTGATATGCCGGGAAAGAGGGGTAGCCATCGGCAGGAGTAAATAGCAGCACTGAGAGTTTAAAACTTACCTTTATCACATGCTTTCCAAAAGaaaattctgtaaatgtttgactCTTTCTTAAAATCAGCTGGGTAAAATGACTGAAATAATTTAGGAAAAGTACGtaatttagagaaataaaatctaGTTGTATCAAAATTACTGCTTCAGTTTTTCCAAACCAATGCATATGTAAATAAATCAGGCAAAACTTGGCTCATTTCCCACACCCCAAATATCCTTTAccctttttttctcctgtagATATTGATCCCATGCAAATTCTTGAACAGGAACTATTATAGGGTCTTCAAATTTGGATGGATAATTACTCTTCAGACTCTAGGTTTCaaaatagaataattattttagagTAAGTTCTCTTTTAAAGTAGAAATCATTCCCCCCAGTTTTTATGGGGTCTTCAGGAAGTTTTATGCAACATACACCCAAGCCACAGTCTGGCTTAGATACCCCTCGCCAGCTCCCAGAGGCCCCTGTGCTTACCTCCAGTAAGTCCCTCCCCAGTCCATACTAATTGGTCTCTCATCTGAAGAgaataagctccttgagggcaaagacTATGTCTTAGTTTCCCACTGGCCTCAGTATTTGGTACATAGTGGACCATCCACACATAGCAACTGCATAAACAAATGTACAAGTGAGTTTATGCCAATAGTTTTGTGACCTGCCATGTTCTTTTAGGACCAGTTTTTCCCTAAATTAAACTCTTACTAAACCTCAGTGGATCtatggatactttttttttttttttgcggtacacgggcctctcattgttgtggcctctcccgttgcggagcacaggctccagacgcgcaggctcagcggccatggctcacgggcccagctgctccgcggcatgtgggatcctcctggaccggggcacgaacccgtgtcccctgcatcagcaggcggactctcaaccactgcgccaccagggaagcccctctatggatacttttaactaaaataaatgttattgctTTAATTCACTGACATATGGAGAATGACCAAAAGGATATTGTTGTGGTTATACCCCTtgggaaaaagagaagtaaatattAAATGTGTTTTGGTCTAGACATTAAGCATGTATTGActtaatgtattttgttttgtctatAGGAATCAGAGAAAATTCTTACTGGTTAACAAcatctgtcaaaaaaaaaagttttggttcCTGTTATGTTACACTTTGCCTCCTCCTAAAGCAAGGGAAGACAGTTGAGGCAGTAACAGTTAGGCATCACCTTTCTGAGCAAGTCTGAGAAGTAAATGGACCAACAAGGGAAAAGTGTCATCTGGCCACTTCTGTTGTGGTCTAAGGGGACACTGACTTGGCGTGCTTCACCCAGGGTGGACAGTCCAAGGGGGAGAAAGCCAGGATGTGAGTGTACCCTGCTTTGGGACCAGGGGTAGCAGAAGAGGGCAACAGCAATCTGGCCATTTCCTTCTTAGTCTGCTGTACCCAACCAACAGCTGATGTGTCCTTTTTCTCAATTCCAGCGTCTGTGCTCTGTCTGAGGCAGTCATACAGGATGACTGCTGTTTCTGAGGGACCATCTGGAATAACTAATAAGCCCAATAGTTTTCAAATTAAGCATACTTAATCATGCTTTCTTCATAATTTGTTCCAGAAGGGACTACATTATGTAATACTCTTTATAAATCTAAATCTTTCAGTTAATTAGGCATCAGGGATTGCTCACAAGTGATCATGTTGGAAATATATTCAAGGATCCTTTATTAACAGAACTAACTGAATTTAcattcatatattttcatattcaaaTAGAGCTATGGTAGGCAAAACTTAAGAAAGTgaaaattaacattattaatataataaagacATTGTTTGCTTGACTTAGTGTCCTCTgcaacaggggttggcaaactgtggCCAGCAGGCCAAAGCTGGACCACTGCCTGTTTTGGTAAGACTTGAGAACTAAgaataatttttagatttttaaacagTTGAAAAAGAATCACAAGAAGAATCATTTCATGTCCTGTGAAATTATATGCAAGTccaatttcagtgtccataataaaagttttattggaaaaccaccattcatttacatactgtctgtggctgcttttgcacaAGGACAGAGTTGAGTAGTCATGACTGAGAACCTATGGTTCCAAAGGCCTAATAATTTTATATGTggactttacagaaaaaaaatatgccaACGTCTTCTCTACAGTGTGGAGAAAACATATGCCTTCAGAAAAGGAgctaagaaaaacaagagaaaaaaaatccctcacaCTTATTAAATACAATTTGAGCCATATAACTTTGCTGATCCTATCAGCCCAGCTAACACAGTCCATAATTTCTACTTCTTTTAATGATCCATGTATCATTTTCACAGACTTCTTATCACTTGTTCTCTTCATCTTAATGTAAACTTTACCTATTTCACAAATTAGTCACTATTTCCTGACTTGATTTAAATTCAGACTGTAACTCTGTGGACTTGGAGCAGGTAAGAAGTTAGGAATTTCTTAAGATTAATTCTATTTGGGAACATTTTGTTTCAAGTATCCAGCTGGGTACTTTGGGAGGTACAGACATGAATAAGGCATTGTCCTGGAGCCTATTGGGGTTTTGAAGGAGAGAAGCTTGGCATAATCTTACAACAGCATTTCTGGAGCAAACCCCAAAGAAGTGCTGAATTTTACATTTCAACATTTTATACACTTCTACATTTCTCCTGCATTCGGGTTGTAGGAATGCTGCGGCATTACTGACCTTGCCTAATTCTTCCAGTTACTTaaagtgtttttcattttacattgttCTGCATGTTTACAAAGAAATGTCTGTAGTTTCCAAAGCACTTGTGGGTCATTTGTTAAGAAATCCCATAAGCACCTAATTCAACTGGAATGCAGTGACTGCTAtagaaactttaaagaaaaacaacaaaaaccctccCCGAATGAATAGTTTTCAAAAATCACTTGGGAAAGGAGTTTGTAAAAAAATCAGCTAGTTATATGGTAACTTTTTTTtcacaaagttttaaaatctataatttcagttaaaaattaaCGTAGgaaggcccgcgtgccgcaaaaaaaaaaaaattaacgtgGGATAAAATGTGTGTTATTCCCAAAAAGGTTCTGAACGATTCCTTCGCTCGGATCTCTCTTTAAAGGTAGCCCTTCTCGAAGTGTAACTCCCGCCTGGACCGGCCCTCGCCCTCTGCACGCAGATATCCATCCAGAGACAGCCCACCCCGGCCGGCACATCCCCTCCCTGAACCTCGACCCCCGCCACCAGGAGGCGCACGACTCGGAAGCGGGACGGGCCTTCCCGCCCTTGTGGTTTCTTCGCGGTTACCTCAGCGGCGCTCTTCGCAATTTGAAAGCTGGAGCTTTTGAAGAGCCCCACCACCTTCACCTGCAGCGGCTGCTCGGGCGGCGTCTGCGAGCTGCTCGCCATGGCTGCGCGCAAGGACTCTTCGGCTCACAAACATAGCGCGTCGCCAGGGCAAccgcgcggccccgcccccgccgctcgCCGGAAggagggggccgggggcggggcggtcGGCGAAGGTCCGGCCTTTCCTCAACTTTGTGCCTGTTGCTGTTGAGGCGTTCGAGAAGCTGGAGAGGGCGCGCGGGCGGCCGCCACCAGCGACGAGCTTCGGAGAAAAGGAACAGGGACCCCACGCCTAGCGTGCGTCAGCGTGgttcgccgccgccgccccccccATCCACGGACCTCCTCTGGGACCCCAAGCCCAGGGTCCTCCAGCGCGGTAGTCGCCTCCAGTCAGCGCCTGATTTCACCGCAGATCGCCTTTCCGGGTTGCCGCGCAGCCAGGTTGGGGCCAGCCGGCCGGTTGCCCGGGTAACGCGGGAGTCAGTCCCCGGGCGCGGGCACTTCGGGGCCGCGGCCTTCCCGGGAGAGCGGGAGTAGGGCGAGCACCTGTGCGCGGTTCCCCGCGGGGAAGGCCGCCCGCCCGCCGCTGTCCCCAACGCGACCGTCGCTGCGGAGGCCGAGCCGTCCCGCGCCGCCGAGCGTCCCTGCCATGAAGCCCAACTTCTCCCTGCGACTGAAGGTCTTTAACCTCAACTGCTGGTGAGTGCGCCCGCCGACCCGGGTCTGGGGCCGCCGTACCCCTCGCCAGAGGCAGAAGGCCTTTCGCACAGCCAGCCCACGGCGCTCCCCTGCCCTACACCCTCGGGGTGCGGGGCAACCCCTACTTCCGGGGCCCGCGCCTGGCCCCAGCCGTCACCTCCCCTGCGCTTTTCGTCCTCAGGGGCATTCCCTACCTGAGCAAGCACCGGGCCGACCGCGTTAAGCGCCTGGGAGACTTTCTGAACAGGGAGAGCTTCGACCTAGctctcctggaggaggtggggccgCGCGGAGCTGGTGTGGAAGCCCGGCGGGAGTGGGGGCGGCTGGGGCGCGGGCGGGGGCTCCCGCCCTGGGGGAAGGACCGGCAGGTATCGTCACCCCTCCCCTCAGGTGTGGAGAGAGCAGGACTTCCAGTACCTGAGGCAGAAGCTGCTCCCCGCCTACCCAGCAGCACACTACTTCAGGAGGTGAGAAGCCCACTGGCCCCGAAGCCTGATCTCAGAGCTGGAGGCCCTGGGCCCTGCCAGCCAGCCCTTCCCCGTGCTTCCTGCGCccgcctccctctgccccagcgcCCTCTCTTCTGAGTGTGGGAGCAGGAGAAGGTGGAATGAGGAAGACCTAGCTCTTCAGCTCATCAGATTTATCATCAGGCCATCCTGTCCGCCCACGTAAATGCCGTCTCTTTGAGCTTTGATCTGGGGTGGTACcagcagcagagggagaaacagtaGCTGATAAGAGCTGGGAGacgagggagggggagggggctgggtatTTCTCTCCTTGCTTTTGTGGCTCTTGACTAGGACTTGGCTTTTCAGTGGCATCATTGGCAGTGGTCTCTGTGTCTTCTCCAAACACCCAATCCAGGAATTCACCCAGCACGTCTTCACCCTCAATGGCTACCCCTACATGGTGagcctgacctctgacctcttccacgtcccttccccaccccgccGCCCTGTGACACATGGTAAAGGAGGTGGCCTTCCTAGGGCTGCAGGGGATGGGCAGAAAGAGGGTAGCAGTGCCCTGAGTTCCCGCCCCCTCCTGCCTACAGATCCACCACGGTGACTGGTTCTGTGGGAAGGCCGTGGGGCTGCTGGTGCTCCGTCTGGGTGGATTGGTGCTCAACGCCTACGTGACCCATGTGAGTGAGGGCGGCAGTGCTTAAGGCTGGGACAGGCGTCCTGGTCCTGGGAGGGAGAAGATGGGACTCCTCCTTTAGCCAGGCTGCCTTGGGGTGAGGCGTGGCAGCAGGATCTCCCAAGGCCAGTAGGCAAGGTTCACACATATTTTACCAAGCATCGTGCCAAGTGACAGATGCAAGCTTGATTTACTCCTGCCCTTGGGACCCTCAGTCTCATCTGCAATTATCTCCTCTATCTTGTTCAGCTCCATGCCGAGTACAATAGACAGAAGGACATCTACCTAGCACATCGTGTGGCCCAAGCTTGGGAACTGGCCCAGTTCATCCAGTGTGTGAGCCTGGGCTTGACAGGGGAAGTGGGATGGGGTCCAGGAACTGAGGGTGGCTAAGGCCCTACTTTTACGGCAGAGCTGGTGAGGGAAGAGTTCCTGCCTTACCATCTTGGTTCCCCCAGCCACACGTCCAAGAAAGCTGATGTGGTTCTATTGTGTGGGGACCTCAACTTGCACCCAAAGGACCTGGGCTTCCGCCTGCTGAAGGAGTGGACGGGACTGCAGGATGCCTATCTGGAGACTCGGGACTTCAAGGTGAGGACCTGCCTGATTATTTCCCCACCTACACCCtcagcctctctccctcctccttccccctgcaTCCTCATTCAAGCCCACTCTTCACCTAGGGCCCTGAAGAAGGCTGTACGATGGTACCGCAGAACTGCTACGTCAACCGGCAGGAGCTAGAGCAGTTCCCCTTGGGTATCCGTATTGACTACGTGCTTTATAAGGTCAGACGTCTCCCTGCAATGTGCCttcagtctctgtctctcttcatgGCATATCAGCCTATGCTGATTCTTTGTCCAACTAGTCTAGTCTTTATCAGTGGCGGCTGGAGAATGGGATAGCCAGGAACTGGTTCTCTGCGAAAGGCGCTCTCAGAAATTTCTCTGGCTCTTTTTCTAGGCGGTGTCTGGGCTATACATCTTCTGTAAGACTCTCAGAACTACTACAGGCCACGAGCCTCACGGCGGCAGCCCCCTCTCCGATCATGAGGCGCTGATGGCTACTTTATGTGTGAGACACAGCCCCCCCCAGCACAACCCCAGCCCTACCCATGGTGAGTCAGCCCCATCCTTTTCCTTGGCCCTTCCCCATGGGGCAGCCCCATCCCTCCCTCAGACCctcactctccctccccactgtcCCGCTTTGTTCTAGGACCAGCAGAGAGGTCTCCGCTGATCAGTGTGCTACGGGAGGCCTGGACAGAACTGGACCAGGGCATGGCTCAAGGTCGCTGGTGGGCCACCATCGCTGGCTACGTGATTGGTCTAGGGCTTCTTCTCCTGGCGTTGCTGTGTGCCCTGGCGGCTGGAGGAGAGATCAGGGAAGTTGCTGTACTGCTCTGGACCCCCAGTGTAGGACTGGTGCTGGGGGCGGGTGCATTCTATCTCTTCCACGTGCAGGAGGCCAAGGGCTTGTGTCGGGCCCGAGCTGAGCTCCAGCATGTGCTGGGAAGGGCAAGGGAGGCCCAGGACCTGGGCTCAGAGTCCCAGCCAGCCGGGCTCCTGGGGCAGCAGGAAGTAGACAGAGCAGAGGAACAATAAAAGCTTGACACTTTGGTGGCACTGCCTTTTTCCTTGTAGAGGCAGTGATTGGGGCCAAGGGTCGGTGTGATTGTCACAGTGTAGACCTTCAGGCTCCTACACAGCTGCCCTCCCTGCacactcccccacctcccccctgtAGGCAGCCAAAGTCCTGTTTACGGCAGAAGCTTTTTTATTGTAAACAGTGAGGCCTCTCCCAGGCAGCCCTGATGAACAGGGTGGCACTGACCTGGGGTGAGGCAGTCTTCCTTGCAGAGAAGAAGACAGGCAGCCTACCCTCTTCTAGCCCTGGGGTCCTGGCCCTGAGGCCAgctcactgagcctgcgctcctccTGGAAGCGGATGAGGGCATCTCGCTGGTTCACCACGTCCACTAGCTTCCTCAGGACCTGGTCCTCAGCCTGCCG
It includes:
- the SMPD2 gene encoding sphingomyelin phosphodiesterase 2: MKPNFSLRLKVFNLNCWGIPYLSKHRADRVKRLGDFLNRESFDLALLEEVWREQDFQYLRQKLLPAYPAAHYFRSGIIGSGLCVFSKHPIQEFTQHVFTLNGYPYMIHHGDWFCGKAVGLLVLRLGGLVLNAYVTHLHAEYNRQKDIYLAHRVAQAWELAQFIHHTSKKADVVLLCGDLNLHPKDLGFRLLKEWTGLQDAYLETRDFKGPEEGCTMVPQNCYVNRQELEQFPLGIRIDYVLYKAVSGLYIFCKTLRTTTGHEPHGGSPLSDHEALMATLCVRHSPPQHNPSPTHGPAERSPLISVLREAWTELDQGMAQGRWWATIAGYVIGLGLLLLALLCALAAGGEIREVAVLLWTPSVGLVLGAGAFYLFHVQEAKGLCRARAELQHVLGRAREAQDLGSESQPAGLLGQQEVDRAEEQ